Below is a window of Prosthecobacter algae DNA.
TTCATAGACCAATTCCGTCTCGGTGGAGACCTGAACGATGGCGGGGAGCATGTCGAGGGTTTCCTTGCCGCGCTGCCGTCCGTGGAGAAACACGGTGTCTCCGACTGCGGGCGGAGTTTTGGCCAGATGCAGGGTGGCGCGAACGGTGGGCAGATCCACCCGGTAGGCGGCCACATCCTGTGCATAGCCCTGGTCGTCGGAGCCACGGGCGCCTGGAATGGTCACCGGGCGGGTGGAGGTGATGGCCTTGGTGGGGTCCGTGATGGACAGCCCGGTCACGGCGACGAAAATCTGGGGCACTTCCTGCCAAGTGAAGTCACGTTCCAGACCACAGGCGGGACCAAAAAGATGGTGAGCGGTGAGAAGAAGTGCCTTTTCCTCCCCGGGCACACGGCAGAGAAAGGCGGTGCCGCCTGAAAAGGAGTCTTGCCCGCTCATGAAAGTGGGCTTGAGAACCACGTGAGGCGGTACGCCAGGGTTTGGGGCTGGCTCTGCACCCATGCCGACCGCTGCCAGGCTGGCTAGCAGGAGGAATGAACGCAAAAAGGATGGCGGTGAGGTCAACAAGGGCGGGCAGTGTGGAAGGGATGGGGCGGGATGGCAAGGGCGGCAGTCATCTGGTTGCAACAACGGCCAGGATGAACGAACGGGTTTCCCGCCTCTCATGCTGCAAGTTTCTCAACTCAATCTCCCTGTGGACCACACCGATGCCGACCTGCGTACGGCATTGCTGAAACGGCTGGGGGTGAAGGATGCGACCTTTACCCTCAAACAGCGCGCCATTGATGCCCGGCGCGGCCATGTGAACTTCAGCTACACGCTGCTGGTGGAGGTGGCGGATGAAGCCCGGGTGCTGAAAGCCCTGAAGGATGACACGAAGGTGATCGTGGCACCGGATGAGACGTATGTGGAGGTCAAAGCGGGTCAAGGAGGTCAAGGAGGTCAAGGCGGTCAAGGAGGTCAAGGCGGTCAAGGCGGTCAAGGCGGTCAAGGAGGTCAAGGAGGTCAAGGAGGTCAAGGAGGTCAAGGGCGGCCAGTGATTGTGGGGACGGGGCCTTGTGGGCTGTTTGCGGGGCTGTT
It encodes the following:
- a CDS encoding trypsin-like peptidase domain-containing protein — translated: MRSFLLLASLAAVGMGAEPAPNPGVPPHVVLKPTFMSGQDSFSGGTAFLCRVPGEEKALLLTAHHLFGPACGLERDFTWQEVPQIFVAVTGLSITDPTKAITSTRPVTIPGARGSDDQGYAQDVAAYRVDLPTVRATLHLAKTPPAVGDTVFLHGRQRGKETLDMLPAIVQVSTETELVYEFAAKDVALAGTSGAPVLNTSGQVVAINVGGGERDGSILGMGNPATSILKLLANAK